DNA sequence from the Streptomyces cinnabarinus genome:
GCTGTGATGAAGGCGCTGCACATCATCACCGGCCTCGGCATCGGCGGTGCCGAGCAGCAACTGCGGCTGCTGCTCAAGCACCTGCCGGTCGACTGCGACGTCGTCACGCTCACCAACCCGGGCTCGGTCGCCGACGGCCTGGTCGCCGACGGGGTGCGGGTCACGCACCTCGGCATGGCGGGCAACCGCGACCTCGCCGCCCTGCCCCGCCTCACCCGCCTGATCCGGACCGGCGGCTACGACCTGGTCCACACCCACCTCTACCGCGCCTGCCTCTACGGGCGCCTCGCCGCCCGGATGGCCGGGGTCAGGGCGGTCGTCGCCACCGAGCACTCCCTCGGCGACTCGCAGATGGAGGGCCGCCGGCTCGGCGCGGGGGTGCGCGCCCTGTACCTGGCGGGCGAGCGGCTCGGCCGGATGACGGTGGCCGTCTCCCCGACCGTCGCCGACCGCCTGAAGCGCTGGGGCGTGCCCGCGCCCCGGATCGAGGTCGTCCCCAACGGCATCGATCTGGACCGCTTCCGTTTCGACCCGGGCCGGCGGCTGCGCACCCGCCGCCGCCTCGGCCTGCCCGAGGACGCCTACGTCATCGGCGGCATCGGCCGCCTCACCGCGGGCAAATCCTTCGGCACCCTCGTCCAGGCCCTCGCC
Encoded proteins:
- a CDS encoding glycosyltransferase, with product MKALHIITGLGIGGAEQQLRLLLKHLPVDCDVVTLTNPGSVADGLVADGVRVTHLGMAGNRDLAALPRLTRLIRTGGYDLVHTHLYRACLYGRLAARMAGVRAVVATEHSLGDSQMEGRRLGAGVRALYLAGERLGRMTVAVSPTVADRLKRWGVPAPRIEVVPNGIDLDRFRFDPGRRLRTRRRLGLPEDAYVIGGIGRLTAGKSFGTLVQALARLPDDHWLLLVGGGPEESVLRRTAHEAGVADRVLFTGERPYVPDGSPGPDLPSLTAAMDVFASPSPEEAFGLAVVEALACGLPVLYASCPAVEDLPAHSAPGARRIRGGPEEFARAIAATRAADPRPRTTPEAALHYGITRSAGRLMDVYAAVTVPSPSPRKVSSS